The following nucleotide sequence is from Nesterenkonia xinjiangensis.
TCGGGGAGTCGGACGAAGGGTCGCCGGTCTCCCTGTAGAATCGACACCCGCTGACGCCGTCACGTGCATCGACCGACGCACTGACACCTGCATCCGAAGTGAAGAAGGGCAAGTAGTGGCCACCTCCAATGACATCAAGAACGGCTCCGTCCTCAAGATCGAGGGCCAGCTGTGGAACACTCTGGAGTTCCAGCACGTCAAGCCCGGCAAGGGCGGAGCGTTCATCCGGACCAAGCTGCGGAACATCACCTCCGGCAAGGTCGTGGACAGGACCTTCAACGCTGGTGCGAAGGTCGAGTTCGCCACGGTGGACCGCTCCAACTATCAGTACCTCTACGCCGACGGTGAGGACTATGTCTTCATGGATCTGCGGGACTTCGATCAGATCACCGTCCCGGGCACCGTCCTGGGCGACGCCGCCAACTTCCTGCTGGAGTCCCAGCAGGTGAGCATCGCGCTGCACGAGGGCACCCCGCTGTATCTGGAGATGCCGCCCTCGGTCGTGCTGGAGATCACCTACACGGAGCCGGGCCTGCAGGGTGACCGCTCGTCGGCCGGCACCAAGTCCGCCACCCTGGAGACCGGACACGAGATCCAGGTTCCCCTCTTCGTCGACCAGGGCACGAGGGTCAAGGTGGACACGCGGTCCTCCGAGTACCTCGGCCGCGTCACGGACTGACCCGTGGCCAGACGAAGCAAAGCTCGCCGTCGTGCCCTCGAGATCCTCTTCGAGTCCGAGCAGCGTGGCGCGACGCCCCTCGAGGTGCTCAGGCTCCGCCGGGAACGGGCCGACCTGGTGGTCGACGACTATGTGGTGACCATCCTCGACGGCGTGGGCGCCCAGCGTGAGCGCATCGATGAGCTGCTGACCACCTACTCGCGCGGCTGGACCCTCGAACGGATGCCGCGGGTGGACCTGATGGCGCT
It contains:
- the efp gene encoding elongation factor P encodes the protein MATSNDIKNGSVLKIEGQLWNTLEFQHVKPGKGGAFIRTKLRNITSGKVVDRTFNAGAKVEFATVDRSNYQYLYADGEDYVFMDLRDFDQITVPGTVLGDAANFLLESQQVSIALHEGTPLYLEMPPSVVLEITYTEPGLQGDRSSAGTKSATLETGHEIQVPLFVDQGTRVKVDTRSSEYLGRVTD
- the nusB gene encoding transcription antitermination factor NusB, translated to MARRSKARRRALEILFESEQRGATPLEVLRLRRERADLVVDDYVVTILDGVGAQRERIDELLTTYSRGWTLERMPRVDLMALRIGAWELLYNEEIPDGVAVAEAVALVRDLSTDESPPFVNGVLGRLQKIKPTLRD